A genomic segment from Anas acuta chromosome 29, bAnaAcu1.1, whole genome shotgun sequence encodes:
- the TMDD1 gene encoding transmembrane and death domain protein 1, protein MSRVPAALILLSLVAGSRCKDTVADKVGRHTMSRIAALLSLSECRQLQGQLLGPQEDLGETELQGGSHRHRPGCSEALRSWLESAGEGMSWDLLVRSLHQIGRPDIARELGKNLNQDRSLELRRNVEEYGRTVQHLTSSRLLLQGEQPAGARGRRALAGGMGDLGELRFERRPPPPYTRSPLGWVSSVVSGVLGGFLVSVLVTLAAAYSCRWLLGSGST, encoded by the coding sequence ATGTCAAGGGTACCCgcagcactcatcctgctcTCGCTGGTGGCAGGCAGCCGGTGCAAGGACACGGTGGCAGACAAGGTGGGACGGCACACCATGAGCCGCATCGCCGCGCTGCTGTCCCTGTCCGAGTGCCGCCAGCTCCAGGGACAGCTGCTGGGACCCCAGGAGGACCTGGGGGAGACGGAGCTCCAGGGGGGCAGCCACCGCCACCGCCCCGGCTGCTCGGAAGCCCTGCGGAGCTGGCTGGAGTCGGCAGGAGAGGGGATGTCCTGGGACCTGCTGGTCCGCAGCCTCCACCAAATTGGGCGCCCCGACATAGCCCGGGAGCTGGGGAAAAACCTGAACCAGGACAGGAGCCTGGAGCTGCGCAGGAACGTGGAGGAGTACGGCCGCACCGTGCAGCACCTCACCTCCTcgcggctgctgctgcagggtgagCAGCCCgcgggggcacggggcaggaggGCCCTGGCCGGGGGCATGGGAGATTTGGGGGAGCTGCGCTTCGAGAGGCGGCCGCCCCCCCCGTACACCCGCAGCCCCCTGGGCTGGGTCAGCTCCGTGGTCTCCGGCGTCCTCGGGGGGTTCCTCGTCTCCGTCCTCGTCACCCTGGCTGCTGCCTACTCCTGTCgctggctgctgggctcagGCAGCACCTGA
- the FIGNL2 gene encoding fidgetin-like protein 2, whose protein sequence is MHWSPEHAQSLNQWPEQHLDVSSTTSSPAHKSDLYPSTRQRFNYAWANDDISALTASNLLKRYAEKYSGVLDAPYERPALSSYGDGAFGPVNGQKGDGEPWPVPHGSDGAYPLTPIHDGLPGAKAVVPPAVPAGSAPLGLGGSPVVSANLADPIYPGNSCGGAAGSGGLGSSQEYPTGYGGTYLPSGYCAQPSTALAPPHPPALHGSGLLQPTHPSSALVPGYGSSGPVYNYASGSYAPQPGYGAIHPPHPSASYLPSGIAAPTPLPAPPPAARPPVVPAYGYQGAGLAPLAVPPLGTEAAGALKRKAFDISGGEDEAEGRYRKYSYEQPKSPYPMSDNGECRGNGFPSAGKRPAGAGSTEEHSGKYGGQPMKSMVSPPYGTGEAPLRPAEPFEKFSPPLANGERAAELGPPFPLRLPPKAPVFGSPPVEEQPKNVDPLVLELVNTKIVERGPPVQWTDIAGQVSVKATIEEELVWPILRPGAYTGASRPPRTILLFGPRGTGKTLLSRCISTQLGSTLLKLSGTALLSTWKAEAEKILQTVFFVAKCRQPSVVLLTEAEALLVAQDSGQAGNLKSQLLSYLDNVATSAEQNVVIIGTTSRPGSMDEASHRRFAKRFYISPPDSIARRQILHHVLAQQGSCLSEREMASLVQHTESFSGGELIQLCQHAGATTLHGLPGQIQPTSYKDFEKAFCKVRPATSQKELDLFAEWDKMYGSRH, encoded by the coding sequence ATGCACTGGTCACCAGAGCATGCCCAGTCCCTGAACCAGTGGCCGGAGCAGCACCTCGACgtctcctccaccacctcctcgcCAGCCCACAAGTCCGACCTGTACCCCAGCACCCGCCAGCGCTTCAACTACGCCTGGGCCAACGACGACATCTCGGCCCTCACCGCCTCCAACCTCCTCAAGAGGTACGCCGAGAAGTACTCGGGGGTGCTGGATGCGCCCTACGAGCGCCCGGCGCTGAGCAGCTACGGGGATGGCGCCTTCGGGCCGGTTAACGGGCAGAAGGGGGACGGGGAGCCCTGGCCCGTGCCACACGGCTCCGACGGCGCCTACCCGCTGACCCCCATCCACGATGGCCTCCCCGGTGCCAAGGCGGTGGTGCCACCCGCCGTCCCCGCCGGCAGCGCGCCGCTGGGGCTTGGCGGCTCCCCGGTGGTGTCCGCCAACCTCGCCGATCCCATCTACCCTGGGAACTCGTGCGGAGGAGCGGCCGGCTCCGGCGGGCTGGGCTCATCTCAGGAGTACCCCACAGGCTACGGCGGCACCTACTTGCCCTCTGGCTACTgcgcccagcccagcacagcacttGCCCCCCCGCACCCGCCCGCCCTGCACGGCTcggggctcctgcagcccacgCACCCCTCGTCCGCCTTGGTGCCGGGCTACGGCTCCTCCGGCCCCGTCTACAACTACGCCTCGGGCAGCTACGCGCCGCAGCCGGGCTACGGGGCCATCCACCCGCCCCATCCCTCTGCCTCCTACCTGCCCTCGGGCATCGCAGCGCCcaccccgctcccggccccgccgcctgctGCCCGCCCGCCCGTGGTGCCGGCGTACGGCTACCAAGGGGCTGGCTTGGCCCCCCTGGCCGTGCCACCCCTGGGCACCGAGGCGGCGGGTGCCCTGAAGAGGAAAGCCTTCGATATCTCCGGCGGGGAGGACGAGGCAGAGGGCAGGTATCGGAAATACAGCTACGAGCAGCCAAAGTCCCCCTACCCCATGTCGGACAACGGCGAGTGCCGGGGCAACGGGTTCCCGAGTGCCGGCAAGAGGCCGGCGGGAGCGGGGAGCACCGAGGAGCACAGCGGCAAGTACGGCGGGCAGCCGATGAAGAGCATGGTCTCGCCACCCTATGGCACCGGGGAGGCCCCGCTACGGCCAGCGGAGCCCTTCGAGAAGTTCAGCCCCCCCCTCGCCAACGGGGAGCGGGCGGCCGAGCTGGGGCCCCCCTTCCCACTGCGGCTGCCGCCCAAGGCGCCCGTCTTCGGCAGCCCGCCGGTGGAGGAGCAGCCCAAAAACGTCGACCCGCTGGTGTTGGAGCTGGTGAACACCAAGATCGTGGAGCGCGGGCCGCCCGTGCAGTGGACGGACATCGCCGGGCAGGTCTCCGTGAAGGCCACCATCGAGGAGGAGCTGGTGTGGCCCATCCTGCGGCCCGGCGCCTACACCGGGGCGAGCCGGCCGCCCCGCACCATCCTGCTCTTCGGGCCTCGTGGCACGGGGAAAACCCTGCTGAGCCGCTGCATCTCCACCCAGCTGGGCTCCACCCTGCTGAAGCTCAGCGGCACGGCCCTGCTCTCCACCTGGAAAGCCGAAGCCGAGAAGATCCTGCAGACCGTCTTCTTCGTGGCCAAGTGCCGGCAGCCCTCGGTGGTGCTCCTCACCGAGGCGGAGGCCCTGCTGGTGGCCCAGGACAGCGGCCAGGCTGGAAACCTCAAGTCCCAGCTCCTCTCCTACCTGGACAACGTAGCTACCTCGGCCGAGCAGAACGTGGTCATCATTGGGACCACCTCGCGGCCCGGCAGCATGGACGAGGCTTCCCACCGGCGCTTCGCCAAGCGCTTCTACATCTCCCCGCCGGACAGCATCGCCCGGCGGCAGATCCTCCACCACGTGCTGGCTCAGCAGGGCTCCTGCCTGAGCGAGCGGGAGATGGCCTCCCTCGTGCAGCACACGGAGAGCTTCTCGGGCGGGGAGCTGatccagctctgccagcacgCCGGGGCCACCACGCTGCACGGCTTGCCGGGCCAGATCCAGCCCACCTCCTACAAGGACTTCGAGAAAGCTTTCTGCAAGGTCCGCCCCGCCACCTCGCAGAAGGAGCTGGACTTGTTCGCGGAGTGGGATAAGATGTACGGGTCCAGGCACTGA